Proteins encoded together in one Oncorhynchus mykiss isolate Arlee chromosome 7, USDA_OmykA_1.1, whole genome shotgun sequence window:
- the tnfrsf1b gene encoding tumor necrosis factor receptor superfamily member 1B yields MILRTVSGVLTVRIFLAIMVQPVENMVYTLPYTPDSDGSCRNKTAEYYNPDVNLCCSKCTSGTRRKVVCSSTSDTACEPCPSDQYSGTFNYFPKCFRCPKCSADKGLKYVQKCSSTTKTQCACQTGMYCILDQHPDCKECSSYTYCKPGHGVSVEGTAESDVECASCPNGTFSDQHSYTQICQHHTDCVSQGRDVQTYGTATTDAVCGPKVNGRLVSILQTTTPPSPPTTMPPSVEEHTTSSLQSMDMSTVPTTLGSKLTSSPSDPLVIAPMEEKSPGVDLWIVVGAIGGVMFLLLIIGTIIYKKAFTKFIRVSSTEDINGKEAIKCLLGKGDCSNVGQAETQQDAVKTWSGSGCSNSLEGLSICPVQSTLPQPSILASTPQPSPQSTSPLASVPLVNVNITVTYPVNIGNELCSRPTSTQIDSPQADPETPLSREEEVYVNMPQRESCKEALTQVQEFGNDV; encoded by the exons ATGATACTGAGGACTGTAAGTGGCGTTCTTACAGTAAGGATTTTTCTAGCAATCATGGTGCAGCCTGTTGAGAACATG GTGTACACTCTGCCATACACACCAGACTCGGACGGATCCTGCCGCAACAAAACAGCTGAATACTATAACCCAGATGTAAACCTGTGCTGCAGCAAGTGTACTTCTG GGACACGCCGGAAAGTTGTATGCAGCTCTACCTCAGACACGGCGTGTGAACCATGTCCTAGTGACCAGTACAGCGGGACCTTTAATTACTTCCCAAAATGCTTCAGATGTCCCAAGTGTTCAGCAG ACAAAGGCCTGAAGTATGTCCAGAAGTGCTCCAGCACCACCAAGACCCAGTGTGCGTGCCAGACTGGGATGTACTGCATACTGGACCAACACCCGGACTGTAAGGAGTGTTCCAGTTATACATACTGCAAGCCTGGTCATGGGGTCTCTGTAGAAG GGACAGCAGAGTCGGATGTGGAATGTGCATCATGCCCCAATGGAACCTTCTCTGACCAGCACTCCTACACCCAGATCTGTCAGCACCACACAGA TTGTGTGTCTCAGGGGAGGGACGTACAGACTTACGGTACAGCCACCACCGATGCGGTGTGTGGACCGAAGGTAAATGGACGACTGGTCTCCATCCTCCAAACCACCACACCTCCAAGCCCACCGACCACAATGCCACCCTCTGTTGAAGAGCATACCACATCAAGTCTACAGAGCATGGATATGTCTACAGTACCAACCACCCTGGGCTCAAAGCTGACATCTAGTCCCTCTGATCCACTGGTCATCGCTCCAATGGAAGAAAAATCACCAGGCGTCGACCTTTGGATAG TTGTAGGTGCTATCGGAGGTGTTATGTTCCTGCTGCTGATCATAGGCACTATCATTTACAAGAAAG CCTTCACGAAGTTCATACGTGTATCTTCTACAGAAGATATAAATGGAAAGGAGGCCATTAAA TGTCTGCTGGGGAAAGGAGACTGCAGTAATGTCGGTCAGGCAGAGACCCAGCAGGATGCTGTTAAGACCTGGTCAGGCTCTGGGTGCTCCAACAGCCTGGAGGGCCTGTCAATATGCCCCGTCCAGTCCACCCTTCCACAGCCCAGCATCCTGGCCAgcaccccccagcccagcccccaATCCACCAGCCCTCTGGCATCTGTCCCCCTAGTTAATGTCAACATCACTGTTACCTACCCTGTGAACATAGGAAATGAGTTATGCTCCAGACCTACCAGCACCCAGATAGACTCACCACAAGCCGACCCCGAGACCCCTTTATcaagggaggaggaggtgtatgTGAACATGCCACAGCGAGAGAGTTGCAAAGAGGCACTTACACAAGTACAGGAGTTTGGAAATGATGTATGA
- the si:dkeyp-61b2.1 gene encoding uncharacterized protein si:dkeyp-61b2.1 isoform X2 yields the protein MDYQRHITSRPLRILCLFNLVSSVLLSSCPQICDPEFIIDKCECVRCPDGYYLYMQNGLPKCDRCSDACSVDQHLTQVKECGRDSNRECHCDSGFFCEIAAQYTCRRCKPCSPGTFSNKPNLTMSCKPHTDCGHKGMTMVTEGTATQDRLCAQTSPNSPTTTAPPTVHSSEIGFHSSTYSGVSTTRKPLIIASPSGLVGSTSPDGMALMRAFSHLSESKHFLLCPLEGFNNMLHQSSSRGFIVLPFNHTHSLFIPAFPIATIDTSADPSPALLTRPSLSQAHSEPSTSLPTRKQVTEHSSFDPNTKLTTRRNPSKVDSNTSPAESASVPLTTDDNDSPHLPATDTGPSPSTLPWLLLIGGLLGVVVLLVVYFVRCKERSLKSLDKWKGPVFGINAQPPQESCPYTEAQHLLGCETGGNPRQDGAGWLPPGVMKQVTVDHSGGENISNTVGSIYIYSPGTVVLGYNKSERKVDQVKSGVEGCPLTRTPQQESSCPLPEGPALGPERMSTQEETCKELRYPIPATSN from the exons GTATCCTCTGTATTGTTGTCCAGCTGTCCTCAAATCTGTGACCCAG AATTCATTATTGACAAGTGTGAGTGTGTCCGTTGTCCCGATGGCTACTACTTGTACATGCAGAACGGCCTTCCGAAGTGTGACCGCTGCAGCGACGCCTGCTCAG TTGACCAGCACTTGACGCAGGTGAAAGAATGCGGCCGGGACTCAAACCGCGAGTGCCACTGTGACAGTGGCTTTTTCTGTGAAATCGCTGCCCAGTATACCTGCAGGAGGTGTAAGCCGTGCTCGCCCGGAACCTTCTCTAACAAACCAAACCTAACCATGTCCTGCAAACCCCACACAGA TTGTGGCCATAAGGGAATGACTATGGTGACAGAGGGCACTGCTACTCAGGATCGTTTATGTGCCCAGACCTCCCCTAACTCTCCTACAACCACTGCGCCTCCAACTGTCCACAGCTCAGAGATAGGCTTTCATTCTTCTACCTACAGTGGAGTCAGCACCACCCGAAAACCCCTCATCATAGCATCCCCATCTGGCCTGGTGGGGTCTACATCTCCTGATGGTATGGCTCTTATGAGAGCTTTCTCTCACTTGAGTGAATCCAAGCATTTCCTGCTCTGTCCACTGGAGGGCTTTAATAACATGCTTCACCAGTCCAGCTCTAGAGGTTTCATTGTCCTGCCATTTAATCACACTCATTCTCTGTTTATTCCAGCCTTTCCCATAGCCACAATTGACACATCTGCAGACCCTTCACCAGCCTTACTCACCAGGCCTTCTTTGTCCCAAGCCCATAGCgagccctctacctccctcccaaCTAGGAAACAAGTCACTGAACACAGCTCCTTTGACCCCAACACAAAGCTCACCACCAGGAGAAACCCCAGCAAGGTGGACAGTAACACCTCACCTGCAGAGTCTGCCTCTGTACCTCTTACCACAGATGACAATG ACTCACCTCATCTCCCAGCAACAGATACTGGACCGAGCCCTTCCACTCTCCCATGGCTGCTGCTGATAGGTGGGCTACTAGGGGTTGTCGTGCTGCTGGTTGTTTACTTTGTCCGTTGTAAGGAGAGGTCACTGAAGTCCCTAGACAAGTGGAAAG GTCCAGTATTTGGTATAAAT GCCCAGCCACCACAGGAGAGTTGCCCATACACGGAGGCCCAGCATCTTCTGGGGTGTGAGACTGGGGGAAATCCTAGACAGGATGGTGCAGGGTGGCTACCTCCAGGGGTCATGAAGCAGGTCACAGTGGACCACTCTGGTGGAGAGAACATTAGCAACACAGTGG GGTCCATTTACATCTACTCTCCGGGGACGGTTGTCCTGGGATACAACAAGTCGGAGAGGAAGGTGGATCAAGTCAAGAGTGGGGTAGAGGGCTGTCCCCTCACCAGAACACCCCAGCAGGAGTCCTCCTGCCCCCTCCCTGAGGGCCCTGCTCTGGGGCCAGAGAGAATGAGTACACAGGAGGAGACCTGCAAAGAGCTGAGATACCCCATCCCGGCCACCAGCAACTGA
- the si:dkeyp-61b2.1 gene encoding uncharacterized protein si:dkeyp-61b2.1 isoform X1: MDYQRHITSRPLRILCLFNLVSSVLLSSCPQICDPEFIIDKCECVRCPDGYYLYMQNGLPKCDRCSDACSVDQHLTQVKECGRDSNRECHCDSGFFCEIAAQYTCRRCKPCSPGTFSNKPNLTMSCKPHTDCGHKGMTMVTEGTATQDRLCAQTSPNSPTTTAPPTVHSSEIGFHSSTYSGVSTTRKPLIIASPSGLVGSTSPDGMALMRAFSHLSESKHFLLCPLEGFNNMLHQSSSRGFIVLPFNHTHSLFIPAFPIATIDTSADPSPALLTRPSLSQAHSEPSTSLPTRKQVTEHSSFDPNTKLTTRRNPSKVDSNTSPAESASVPLTTDDNDSPHLPATDTGPSPSTLPWLLLIGGLLGVVVLLVVYFVRCKERSLKSLDKWKGPVFGINTASYIQAQPPQESCPYTEAQHLLGCETGGNPRQDGAGWLPPGVMKQVTVDHSGGENISNTVGSIYIYSPGTVVLGYNKSERKVDQVKSGVEGCPLTRTPQQESSCPLPEGPALGPERMSTQEETCKELRYPIPATSN; the protein is encoded by the exons GTATCCTCTGTATTGTTGTCCAGCTGTCCTCAAATCTGTGACCCAG AATTCATTATTGACAAGTGTGAGTGTGTCCGTTGTCCCGATGGCTACTACTTGTACATGCAGAACGGCCTTCCGAAGTGTGACCGCTGCAGCGACGCCTGCTCAG TTGACCAGCACTTGACGCAGGTGAAAGAATGCGGCCGGGACTCAAACCGCGAGTGCCACTGTGACAGTGGCTTTTTCTGTGAAATCGCTGCCCAGTATACCTGCAGGAGGTGTAAGCCGTGCTCGCCCGGAACCTTCTCTAACAAACCAAACCTAACCATGTCCTGCAAACCCCACACAGA TTGTGGCCATAAGGGAATGACTATGGTGACAGAGGGCACTGCTACTCAGGATCGTTTATGTGCCCAGACCTCCCCTAACTCTCCTACAACCACTGCGCCTCCAACTGTCCACAGCTCAGAGATAGGCTTTCATTCTTCTACCTACAGTGGAGTCAGCACCACCCGAAAACCCCTCATCATAGCATCCCCATCTGGCCTGGTGGGGTCTACATCTCCTGATGGTATGGCTCTTATGAGAGCTTTCTCTCACTTGAGTGAATCCAAGCATTTCCTGCTCTGTCCACTGGAGGGCTTTAATAACATGCTTCACCAGTCCAGCTCTAGAGGTTTCATTGTCCTGCCATTTAATCACACTCATTCTCTGTTTATTCCAGCCTTTCCCATAGCCACAATTGACACATCTGCAGACCCTTCACCAGCCTTACTCACCAGGCCTTCTTTGTCCCAAGCCCATAGCgagccctctacctccctcccaaCTAGGAAACAAGTCACTGAACACAGCTCCTTTGACCCCAACACAAAGCTCACCACCAGGAGAAACCCCAGCAAGGTGGACAGTAACACCTCACCTGCAGAGTCTGCCTCTGTACCTCTTACCACAGATGACAATG ACTCACCTCATCTCCCAGCAACAGATACTGGACCGAGCCCTTCCACTCTCCCATGGCTGCTGCTGATAGGTGGGCTACTAGGGGTTGTCGTGCTGCTGGTTGTTTACTTTGTCCGTTGTAAGGAGAGGTCACTGAAGTCCCTAGACAAGTGGAAAG GTCCAGTATTTGGTATAAAT ACGGCTTCCTATATACAGGCCCAGCCACCACAGGAGAGTTGCCCATACACGGAGGCCCAGCATCTTCTGGGGTGTGAGACTGGGGGAAATCCTAGACAGGATGGTGCAGGGTGGCTACCTCCAGGGGTCATGAAGCAGGTCACAGTGGACCACTCTGGTGGAGAGAACATTAGCAACACAGTGG GGTCCATTTACATCTACTCTCCGGGGACGGTTGTCCTGGGATACAACAAGTCGGAGAGGAAGGTGGATCAAGTCAAGAGTGGGGTAGAGGGCTGTCCCCTCACCAGAACACCCCAGCAGGAGTCCTCCTGCCCCCTCCCTGAGGGCCCTGCTCTGGGGCCAGAGAGAATGAGTACACAGGAGGAGACCTGCAAAGAGCTGAGATACCCCATCCCGGCCACCAGCAACTGA
- the si:dkeyp-61b2.1 gene encoding tumor necrosis factor receptor superfamily member 21 isoform X3 gives MDYQRHITSRPLRILCLFNLVSSVLLSSCPQICDPEFIIDKCECVRCPDGYYLYMQNGLPKCDRCSDACSVDQHLTQVKECGRDSNRECHCDSGFFCEIAAQYTCRRCKPCSPGTFSNKPNLTMSCKPHTDCGHKGMTMVTEGTATQDRLCAQTSPNSPTTTAPPTVHSSEIGFHSSTYSGVSTTRKPLIIASPSGLVGSTSPDAFPIATIDTSADPSPALLTRPSLSQAHSEPSTSLPTRKQVTEHSSFDPNTKLTTRRNPSKVDSNTSPAESASVPLTTDDNDSPHLPATDTGPSPSTLPWLLLIGGLLGVVVLLVVYFVRCKERSLKSLDKWKGPVFGINTASYIQAQPPQESCPYTEAQHLLGCETGGNPRQDGAGWLPPGVMKQVTVDHSGGENISNTVGSIYIYSPGTVVLGYNKSERKVDQVKSGVEGCPLTRTPQQESSCPLPEGPALGPERMSTQEETCKELRYPIPATSN, from the exons GTATCCTCTGTATTGTTGTCCAGCTGTCCTCAAATCTGTGACCCAG AATTCATTATTGACAAGTGTGAGTGTGTCCGTTGTCCCGATGGCTACTACTTGTACATGCAGAACGGCCTTCCGAAGTGTGACCGCTGCAGCGACGCCTGCTCAG TTGACCAGCACTTGACGCAGGTGAAAGAATGCGGCCGGGACTCAAACCGCGAGTGCCACTGTGACAGTGGCTTTTTCTGTGAAATCGCTGCCCAGTATACCTGCAGGAGGTGTAAGCCGTGCTCGCCCGGAACCTTCTCTAACAAACCAAACCTAACCATGTCCTGCAAACCCCACACAGA TTGTGGCCATAAGGGAATGACTATGGTGACAGAGGGCACTGCTACTCAGGATCGTTTATGTGCCCAGACCTCCCCTAACTCTCCTACAACCACTGCGCCTCCAACTGTCCACAGCTCAGAGATAGGCTTTCATTCTTCTACCTACAGTGGAGTCAGCACCACCCGAAAACCCCTCATCATAGCATCCCCATCTGGCCTGGTGGGGTCTACATCTCCTGATG CCTTTCCCATAGCCACAATTGACACATCTGCAGACCCTTCACCAGCCTTACTCACCAGGCCTTCTTTGTCCCAAGCCCATAGCgagccctctacctccctcccaaCTAGGAAACAAGTCACTGAACACAGCTCCTTTGACCCCAACACAAAGCTCACCACCAGGAGAAACCCCAGCAAGGTGGACAGTAACACCTCACCTGCAGAGTCTGCCTCTGTACCTCTTACCACAGATGACAATG ACTCACCTCATCTCCCAGCAACAGATACTGGACCGAGCCCTTCCACTCTCCCATGGCTGCTGCTGATAGGTGGGCTACTAGGGGTTGTCGTGCTGCTGGTTGTTTACTTTGTCCGTTGTAAGGAGAGGTCACTGAAGTCCCTAGACAAGTGGAAAG GTCCAGTATTTGGTATAAAT ACGGCTTCCTATATACAGGCCCAGCCACCACAGGAGAGTTGCCCATACACGGAGGCCCAGCATCTTCTGGGGTGTGAGACTGGGGGAAATCCTAGACAGGATGGTGCAGGGTGGCTACCTCCAGGGGTCATGAAGCAGGTCACAGTGGACCACTCTGGTGGAGAGAACATTAGCAACACAGTGG GGTCCATTTACATCTACTCTCCGGGGACGGTTGTCCTGGGATACAACAAGTCGGAGAGGAAGGTGGATCAAGTCAAGAGTGGGGTAGAGGGCTGTCCCCTCACCAGAACACCCCAGCAGGAGTCCTCCTGCCCCCTCCCTGAGGGCCCTGCTCTGGGGCCAGAGAGAATGAGTACACAGGAGGAGACCTGCAAAGAGCTGAGATACCCCATCCCGGCCACCAGCAACTGA